DNA sequence from the Gordonia polyisoprenivorans genome:
GCCACCTGTGGGTCCTCGGAGCAGGCCTGCACGCAGATGTCACCGCCACTGATGGACGGGTCGATGGTGGTGTCGACGGCCAACTGGCCCAGAGGTTTCAGTGCCGCGGGCATCTTGGCGCCCAGGCCCAGCCGGTCGTCGAAGAAACTCGGCCCGAATCCCACGGTGATGGTGAGACGGTTGGGGCCCAGGTCGAACGCCTCTCCGGTGTCGGCAGGAGGTGCCATCGGGCGCGACTCGACCGGACCGACCGGTTTGCCCTGGGCGAGCAGGCTTGCCGCCGCAGCCCACCGCGCCATCATCGTCTCGACCTGTGCGACCGTCGTCGGTTTGAGATCGAACGCGGCGAACACGAGTGAATTCTGTTGGCGTGTGGTGATGCCGGCCTGGTGCTCGCCGTAGAACTCCACGGTCTCGGTGGCCGGATCGCTGCTTTCGTTGCCGGTGGCGGCGTAGGTGATCCCCGCGCCCGCGGCACCACCGACAGCCAAGCCGGCACCGGCGATGCCGGCGCCGGTGAGGAACCCTCGTCGGTTCACCCGGCCCCGTTTCTGCGCTGTGGGTTCTGGCGTGTCGGTGGTGCTCATGGGGTGTCGAATTCTCCTGTGATGCGGTGCCGGGGCGGTGCCGTCAGCTGGCGGCGGCGATCTTTCCGCCGGCCTGCGACAGCGGATCCTTGACCGCGATGATGGCTGCGGCCATATCCCGCTTCTGCTGTTCGGTCACGTCGTTGAACGGCTTGAATCCGCCGGGCCCGTTGGGATCCCGGAAGCTGTCGATCAGCGAGTCGACGCGGTCGAAGGCCTGCTGGATCGTCGTCGTCAACTGCGGATCGATCTCGTTGAGGGCGGGCTTGACGATGGCGAACGCCTGCTGGCTGCCCTCGATGTTGGCCTGCATGTCGACGAAGTCGATATGCGAGTAGGACTCTTCCTCACCGGTCAGCTTGCTGGTGGACACCTCGTCGAGGAGGTCACCGGCACCGTTGATGATGTCGGCGGGCTTGACGGTGAACGAGGGCTCGTTGACCAGGCGCTGCAGATCCTTGACGTTCGTCAGGAGGGTGGCCGCGACCGGCTTCATCCCGTCGAGGTTGCCGGCCTCCCACAGTTGCTTCTCGATGACGTGGAAGCCCTGCCAGGTGTCGCCGGGGCCCAGGGCGTCCGGGCGGGCGTCGATGGCGACGTCGAGGTTCACCGCGTTGTCGGTCGAGCAGTCCGAAGCGCCGTTGGCACAGAAGGATCCGGCGATCGGCTCGATGCGCTCGTAGTACGGGCGGGCCTTGATGTAGGCGTCCTTGGCGGCGACGACATCACCGGCGTTGACGGCGTCGACGAGGGTTTGGGTCGCCGTGGTCAGACTGTTCACCTGGGTGACCACATATTGCTTGTACTCGGCCGCGGCCGCGTTGAGCTGGTCGGCGACGCTACCGGTGGCCTTGGTGGCCGTGCCGGTGACGGTGAAGGTGGTCTTCTCGTTGGTCGCGCCCGGGCAGTAGATCTCGTAGGTGCCGCCATCGAGCTTGTGGGAGAACGACGTTGCCGCCATACCCGGCGCGATGTTCTCGCGCTCGGCGAGGATCTTGCCGTCCTGCAACAGCTCCACCTCGCTGACCGCCGCCGCGTTGGTGTTCTTGATCTCGAAGGTGATCGGCCCGGCGTCGACCTTGTCGGGGGTGACCTTGCAGCCGTCGTTGGTCATCTCGACGGTGACGGTCTTCGTCGCACTCGACGAATCGCCGTCGTCGCTGCTGCTGCTGCAGGCGGCCACACCTACGATGGCCACGGCGGTCGCCGACACGGCAACCAGTCTGGAAGCCCTCATCGGGTTCTCTCCTTTTTCTCGGGCGGCGCCACCACGGCGGCCGGGTCCACATCCGGGGTCACGTCGGGTCCCGAGGGCTCCGATGTGGTCGGGTCACCGCCCCCGGACACCGGGGCTGACGGTGCCGATGGGGTCGGTCGACGGCGCGACGCCATCGCGAGAAGCGCCGCGAGCACGGCCAGTACCGCTGCGATGACGGTGAGGGTCAGCGGGACCGTCACGCCTCGCGAATGATGGCGATTGAGCTGATCATTCGCGGCCCCGAGCGCGGTGAGGTCGGCGGCGGTGGGCTGATGTCCGGTCTCGAACGTGGCGACCTTGCCGAGCACGACCGCCGACCCTTGTTCCGGGGTGGCCGTCGCGGTGATCGCGTAGCGCACATCGGCGGCGAGCGGGCGGTCGAAATACGGATCGACCGAGACGGTCACCGAGGCGCTGACGACGTAGACCACCGGCGCGGACTCACCGAACCGGCGGGTGTCCAGACCCACCGGCAGACGTCCGCCATTGCCGGCGACGATCTGGGCGACGCTCACCCGCGTCGGAGCGCCCGGTACCAAGGCGGTGATCGGCAGGTTCGGGGTGACGACCTGGTCGAAGGTCGGCGCGGACAGGCTGCCGAACGTGGTCGTCTCACCCCCGGACAGTCGTTCGAGGGGGGTCGTGACGGCGCCGCTGGTCAGCACTCCGGTCGCGGAGTCGGCGCCTGCCTTCGACACCGACACCGAGACGTCCGCGGGTACCTGCACCGTCGTGCCGGACAGGATGCCGCTGGTGGTCGGAGACCCGGTGGACGGCGTCGCCAGCGTCGACGACGGCAGCGCGGGGGTGGCCGGCGCGGTGAGGAACACGACGAGCGCGGCGATTGCGAGCACTGCGGCGCAGGCTCCGGTGGCGATCGCGGCGAGACGCCGCGGGAATGCGCGCCCGGCCGGCCACAGGACGATCGTGCCGACCACCAGCACGTAGATCAGCCAGCCGAGGACCTCGATGAGCACCGGTTTGGGTTGTAACCCGAGCACACCGGTCAGCAACGACGACTGCACCGAACCTGGCCGCACCAACCAACTCAGGTCGACGACCTGCTGTTGTCCGATGTCGAGCCATCCGGCCTCGTGGGCGGTGTGCAGGGCCGTCATCACCAGTCCGGCGGCGACGAGTACCAGCAACAAGCCGGTGATCTTGAAGAAGCGGGCGAGATTGATGTGGACCCCGCCGCGGTAGATGCCGTATCCCAGTGCCACCGCGATGGCGATGCCGAGGATCGCCCCGGCCGCCGAGGGCACAGCGTTGCCGCTGGCGTTGAACGCCGCGACGAGGAAGACGGCGGTCTCGAGCCCTTCGC
Encoded proteins:
- the efeO gene encoding iron uptake system protein EfeO, which encodes MRASRLVAVSATAVAIVGVAACSSSSDDGDSSSATKTVTVEMTNDGCKVTPDKVDAGPITFEIKNTNAAAVSEVELLQDGKILAERENIAPGMAATSFSHKLDGGTYEIYCPGATNEKTTFTVTGTATKATGSVADQLNAAAAEYKQYVVTQVNSLTTATQTLVDAVNAGDVVAAKDAYIKARPYYERIEPIAGSFCANGASDCSTDNAVNLDVAIDARPDALGPGDTWQGFHVIEKQLWEAGNLDGMKPVAATLLTNVKDLQRLVNEPSFTVKPADIINGAGDLLDEVSTSKLTGEEESYSHIDFVDMQANIEGSQQAFAIVKPALNEIDPQLTTTIQQAFDRVDSLIDSFRDPNGPGGFKPFNDVTEQQKRDMAAAIIAVKDPLSQAGGKIAAAS
- the efeU gene encoding iron uptake transporter permease EfeU, whose amino-acid sequence is MLATLIIGLREGLEAALIVGIIAAFLRRQQRRDALRWMWIGVIVAVLICVAVAIGLEVLSRDLPQQQQEALETVIGAIAVAMVTYMIVWMREHSRDLKGDLESAASEAMANGSAFAFVLMAFLAVLREGLETAVFLVAAFNASGNAVPSAAGAILGIAIAVALGYGIYRGGVHINLARFFKITGLLLVLVAAGLVMTALHTAHEAGWLDIGQQQVVDLSWLVRPGSVQSSLLTGVLGLQPKPVLIEVLGWLIYVLVVGTIVLWPAGRAFPRRLAAIATGACAAVLAIAALVVFLTAPATPALPSSTLATPSTGSPTTSGILSGTTVQVPADVSVSVSKAGADSATGVLTSGAVTTPLERLSGGETTTFGSLSAPTFDQVVTPNLPITALVPGAPTRVSVAQIVAGNGGRLPVGLDTRRFGESAPVVYVVSASVTVSVDPYFDRPLAADVRYAITATATPEQGSAVVLGKVATFETGHQPTAADLTALGAANDQLNRHHSRGVTVPLTLTVIAAVLAVLAALLAMASRRRPTPSAPSAPVSGGGDPTTSEPSGPDVTPDVDPAAVVAPPEKKERTR